DNA from Brassica napus cultivar Da-Ae chromosome C4, Da-Ae, whole genome shotgun sequence:
aaattactaaaactgttaaaagtctcacataaacttttgtaatcaatgtttaaatttttttctataataagatacaatgataataaaatcatataaataaataattttattttaataggtatttatgttaatatatatatacttcatatcgtttaaatttacttatatatcatatacgatagataagattgattgttttgatttatttattctaaaatgattgcgaataaacaagaacggtcatttgatttatatgtacaagccaatttattacataatagtaactgatttcttagttatttaatatataaatattattttattatttcataatatgcagaaaaatatataaaataagtatttattctgcacaaagcgcagatcttaacctaagtttgtatctctttaataattttgaatcttaaacattttctaaatctcagaccaatataaaagaaagaaatgagaataaactccaaaatcaatatttatatcgagcaataaccaaaacgacacaaaaaggagaaaaatatcgaagatagataggattggcacgtgaacgtaaacttttcataaccataattaacttttaaattgctaaatcatgatttAAAACCGaactgacatagtttcattgtaaccaaatagtaggcatgaattcttcggcctaaaagttaggtttttatgcgataaataattttttgacctaaaatatttttaaaaatgggatcagttcattactaaataaattatataattaaaaaaggttttaaaaaattgtttaagagccaaatatattaattcgatcaataatatgaatttttttttcatacgatatttcttaaataattttcatataaatttatcctgcgcaaggcgcaggtcttatcctagtcgATATATTATTCATCGAGCGTACGGTCATCCATCCCCAAATACAAACTGTTATAAGAAATTCATGCAACATAGACATATAAATAGATATACGTGCCACTTATTTAGACGGTCCTATATGTAGATGAACCTTTCGatctataacatttttaaagagTCTTAATTGCAAACATAATAGTCTCACGGATATGATCGGCTGTTATGAGAAAGACGCCTGATTCTTCCTCGTTATCATCAACCTTCTCGACCTTGATGGTCCATTTCACGCAGCTACGGTTGTTATCACCTTTCTTAGGAGTGATAGTGACGGTTACTTCCATCATCTGGAAAATACTTTCATCATCATCGTACATATCGTCCGCCAAGTTAGGAGCGTTCCTGAAACTCACCGTAAATATCCTTTTCTGCTTATTCGCGTTCTCCATGCGCACGTCATCTTTTGGTGAGCATAAAAAAGTTAGGGTTTGAAAATAGAAATATGAAGAAAACTAAGCAGAAAAGTTTACCATCATCGCTAAATTCGTTGACGTAACGTTTAAAGCATTCTTCCGCCGGATACCCAGCGTCGAAGGAGTTGTACTTAAAATTATCACCATTAATATTATTGCCATCGCTTATTAAGATGTACGTGAGTAGAGATTCGACGATCACTGTTTTTCCGATGTAATTGTTAATCTCGTCGAACTCGAAGGTGTACTCCAGGCAGCTTTTTGTAATGTCTTCCTCCCTAGGAGCGACGGTGAATGTTGCTTTGACCATTTTGTAGCTTTTTGAAATTAAGGTCCCAAGTATGGTCACGGTAACGGTTCTGCTCGCAATATCCGCCGACAAAATTTCGAACCTCAAGTCCTCTACAGTCAAACATATATAGCAATTAATTGATGATCAAGATAATATGAAATGAAAGCTGGAAGAGTTTATCATTTACCAGCAGCATAAAAGAATGAAACATGACTTTTCTTTCTGAGAAAATATTTGATGAATTCGTCTGCTGGAGATTGTATCTCAAGCTTCCCAGATTTGTGCGTTAACATTCTctctttcttaagaaaaaagtattaagtatatgttttgttggtttgattaCAACCCTCACTCgattaatatatgtttatatacaGAGAGTGTTCTATGCAAATTGCTTCAACTAGTTATTTTTACTCATATAACTTTTTTCACCATATCGaatctttttatatttgaaacaaAGGCTTCGGCAGTTAGAGCACCCGCATTGAAGGTTTATGGGGGGAGTTCACAcagaaatcaagaaaaaataaaaataaaataattcaatcaCATGAACCTTTCTCTCATAAAGCTCTCTTGGCTGAactcctctctcctaaagttcATCATTGTAGCACGGACCCCACGTGTCGTGGCAGCCTGCGATtggtctagttttttttttttttttaaatcaagaagaaaaagaaaaaaaatttaataataaaaaattgaaaagatgaACTCCAAGAGAGGTTCATTGATGTGGGTACTCTTACGATTTACTGACACTCAGTTAAATTCATTTGGCACATGGGAACATAAATAACTATGCAGACCAAATTAACTCTAACCAAGCGAATTCATTTACGCTGTAATTGATCGCATATATATTTTCTCGTAAAGAGGTCAAAATTGGGCACAAATTTCTGACGATGGTAAAGTGTTCAAAATTTAGTCACAAATTACTGACCAATTTTTAACCAGTTTTGTATGTGGTAATTTCTCACCACTTTTTGTCCACTTATTCTAATCATCATTAAATGGTTATTTTATGGTCAGAAACATATTTGACCAATTTATATAGTCAGAAAATTGGTTAGAATTCACTATGTTTTGTTGTAGTCCAATAGCTGCTGAATAGATAAGGatgtaatatttgaaaaatgatttcgaaatatttgatttgaatacataaattatcatatataaaagGTTATATATTTGGATTCttaaaattattcatataaattttcaaaaaataatatagttaTTAAATATTATGGAGTAAGCGCTTGTTACTACAAATCTTGTGGTAAAAGACATTCTTTCCTTTTTAAAGCGTTTTAGTTTATAAGTCCGTTACTTTTGACGAAAATAATGTGTACTGGGATGTGAGGATGTATCATATGCTTTTGTGAGTCGTCAGTGAAAGTGATGTTCCTGATTAACAAATACTAATAAAACAAGTGAGGGTAAAATATTTCAACAGATAGTTTCTCAAAATAGAAATGGTTCTCATCAATTTTCTATCTTCctctcttttatttatttattttattataataatagcAAAAGAATGAAATTTTgttgtgcacaaaaaaaaactactattttgttgtttttttttgtcaacggtTTCATTTTATAACCTCAAACCAGAGTACTTGAAGAACAAAGTTTGGGGACACCACCCATTGCAAAAGCAACAACAACTAAACAGAAGGTTGTGCATAGATTATAACAACATGATAACAGAATGACGAGAGGGACAAGGTTCCTAACGATGAAGGAGCCTGTAATCTCAATCAAAACCAACTCCGAGCGCAGGGAAAAGAAGAGGACAATCGAGTCCGCTAGAATCTGAAAACTTGAAAATCTAGATGAAAATGTTGAGTGAGGAGCTTTCTGCAGCGTTACAGTTTCGGTGCTTTGAGTAGAACTCACGATCCATTTTCCATTAGCTGACCAAGTCAGGAAGTTCTCAACATACCCGACTGGATAGGGCACATCAACAAACTCAGAGGCGACCAAAAACCTCTTCCAAAAGATTGATTGCTGTGAGGCGAGCCGCCATAGCCAGATATTCAAACCTGAAACAATAGCATACATAGCCACAAAGACAGAAGTCCAAATAACATCCTCATTTTGAGGTAAAGAGAGCTTAAACTTGAAGATCGAAGAACTTATAACATCCTCAATGCGAGGTAAAGAACCATTCAGAAACAGCATAATCTCTTGTTTGCAAGAAAACAAGGATCTCCTACTAAGATAATTAAATTCTTCTCGGAGGCAATGATCGAACAAGAATGACTCACTCCAGTAGGATATGAACACCATACCTTGCGAAAGCATGAAGCAAGGGGAGATGGGTCCAACAACATGTGACCAAGGTTTCAAATGAAGGATATGCTTTGACTGAGAACTGCACATAGCAGTAGAGAGCTGCACTCCAAAAGGTGGCACTGAGGTAATAAAAACTGCGTACAGAAAACTCACCACCGCCAAAATTTCAACATTGGAAGTCCAGTCCTCGAGAACTTGAAGTGATGAATAATGAAAGGAGGTAAATTTGCAGTCAGCTGTTAGTAACCCCAAAAACCTTGCAACAGAGATCTCAATAACTCCCGCCTCTTGTTGATAGTAAGGCACCTTCCGTAAGGATGACTTAAAGGAAACATGTTCCCCACAAGAAACCAAGTTTCTCGGCTTTGACACCAGAATTAGTTGGAGTAAGGAGACCCGTCTAGTGGTGAGAGAGCTGGAGAGATCGGCTTCAGCCAGTAAAGGATGCATCAACAGAGGCTGAACAGATAGCACACTTGCATCTATGAGAATCGGTGGAGGGTCGGGGGGAACTGGAGGGACAGGAGGATCCACCAGAAGCATCACGTCCAGGTCGGGATCTGGTGGTTTAGGCGGCAGGGGAAGAGAACTAGATGAAACAGCTTTAGGAGACTCCATTGACAAAGAAGGGGAAAAGCTTCAAGAAGGAATGCAAGGCAACGACATCAGCGGAGGAGAGGCTCGTGATTAAGAGACGGAGGAGCAAGCAGAAACCTCAGAGATGAGGTAGGAACTGTAATCGACAGTATAAACCCAACGATGAGTAGCCCTCAACATCAGGATTCCGAAAGCAGAAGAAAATTTTGGTCGGAAAGTTTGAGACGGTGGCTGCAGGCATAGAGTCGCGGTGGAGAGACGGCTGAGCTGCGGAGGAAACTAAAGCGAGGGAAGAGTCACGGGAGTCTTAGTGTTTTGCTACAGAGGCGGCTTTAATACAACGATAGCTTTAATATGTCAAAACATACAGATAGAAGAAGCTtctattttgttgttttataaagagttatattaataaattgtaCCTAACATCCACCCACCATTCTCAACGAATGTGGTCATGCatagaaaattataaacaattacagtaaataattttaagtaATCTTCACACAACTAACTTTTTCATCCTGTTGTgtaatgtttctaaatttaacaaaaaaggCTAACCATTTAAATTTGCTTTACCCAtgaaaataaccatttaaaTTAAAGTTACCCATTTAAATTTAAAGGTGTTTGATTTGACTAGTGTGACACCCAGTTTTATTATTTCCacttccaaaatatataattttgagttCTTTTTTCCAAAATTCAATTAGACAATGGTGGAGGACAAACGTAAAAAAACTCTAGTTTGCCTTTAGAATttgcatttatatattttcgaaataaattttagtttttttttttgttaaaaggcatgatatattttatattacatACAAATATTGTTTCATTATAAAGATTTAAATGGTTATTTTAAGTAAATATTAAAGTTATAAACATAGAAACAATAAAAAGggattttgaatatataattaaaattaaattactgtaaaataattaaaaatagatacGTAATaagttttgtaattttatatatgataaattaataacttaataAATAAGAAGTTTTTGTCCTAAATTAGTTTTTAGATCAAActaagtttgtttgttttgtcaAAGAAActaagtttttataaattaatttttaattaaaaatatgaaaatcatgATATTATTAGTTTAGAGAagttctattaaaataaatattgaatgtttttatttatggatCAATAATGTAGTAAACACGTCAAGAGGAAAAGTGCCATGTAACTGTGAAGGCCTTGTCGCGTACGAGGTTGATAATGAGTGCTCTTTACCTAAATTAATGCGAAGAAGATTGTAGACGTGGTGGTCCTTTGAGACCGGCATATTCACTGTTCGACAAATAAGTTAACAACTCATGAAAATAACTCAACGGTGCAGATGTGTTAAAAAGTGTAGACCCGACAAATCGAAGGTGCtacaaataatatttcattattATTCTCCATCAGTAACAAATCGTATGTGCCACaaataatatttcattattATCCTCCATCAGTAATAAAAACAAggtaagtatttttggtgttgtGCACATGATGTTGGAATTTGTTTTTAACGAAATTACTTGAGACGATTTTTAGAGAACACGTTCATTAGAATGAGGTTCTGTTCATAGATCGAAGTGACCTACTACTGCGATCGTATTTCGCAGCATGTTGTTCTTCGTACGATCAAGCAGCGCAATAAATAAAACTACAACGAAAGCAACTTTAATGATACTGAATGTAGCCGGCTAAGACATGAAAACAGATGCAGAGGTCGTCACGAAGACCAAAACTAAAGTTATTTAGTGAGCTAATCCCTCTCTCAATTTCTTCAAATGCTcagagtttttttctttaattctctAGCTCCATATGATTTTGTCAATCATCTTTCTTTCCCAAGCTTGACTTTGATCTCTATGATGTGAAAACTCATAGCCTTGTAACTTTATTTTCAGCACTGCAATTTAAATATGAAAGccctctttcaaaaaaaaaaaagacatgaaaACAGAGAGAGTTACCGCTGTCCTGATATGTTTATAAAACAGAGCCTATTTATGAATGTTAATCATGATGTAAATGGAGGCATCACGTATCTGTATAACAGCAATAAAATAACTcaagaaaaaaacacacacacacacaagagcAACGATAACAACAATGTTTCGTCGAACACAACTTCGAATCaagaaactatataatataagtatgACAATCGAGTTTCAagagttttaccaaaaaaaaattgagtttcaAGTGATGAGGTTTATTACAATGAAATAaactataaagaaaaaaaatgcaaaactaatTACTTTTGGCGAAGTTGTTGAGCTGTACTGCTTCTTTGAGCTTGCGACCAAGAGCAAAGGCCAAAGGGGGAGGCACTGCGTTCCCAATCTGCCTATGCTTGTGTGCTATGTCCCCTTCGAACTCATAGCTATCCGGAAACCCCTGCCACATAACAACCAAATCAATATCATTACTTGACTTGGAACATAATACTTACTCCCTTTCTTAATATTTGACATTTTTGCAGATTTTTTATATGCTAATTTTAATATTgaatatcaaatttattaacTTTTGTGTTATGTAGCTTTTGTTGTATTGTAGTTAaacagatttttatttttactttaaagtaaaaataataaatattttattaatttgccCCACGctcctaaaacatcaactaataaagaaaaaaggagGTTCATATATTACCTGAGATCGGGCGCATTCACGGACAGTGACGATCCTGTCTTGGTCAGGATGGAAGCACTTACCAACCATACCCATGGGACCAGGTTTAGTGACGCAAGTTGGAAAGTTGCCGTCCCAATCTAACCTCCCAAACAGTCCTTTCCACTGCTTTTTTTTACCAGGTTTCGCTGCTAGACACCCTGGAATCAAATCCACCACCAGTCCAGTAGATAACGTCACCTGTAATTAGagtgttaaaaataattgaatttagtAAGTTTGTCTAGTCGGATATGCATAAGAGTCTTATTATAGGACTCTGACCTTTTCCTCTGGGAGGTCACGCCAATCAGCACCTGGCCTCTTCGGGATTCTTTTACATCGGATGAGGTTGTGTTCGTTCATCGTTTGGCTAAGGTGATCAGTGGGAACATTCCTGTTTCCTCTTATCTCCTTTTGGAACCACGAGATTGGATCAGTTTCATACTGCAACAACACACAAGACATATTTTGATGTGTCATATCataaaaacactttttttctcCTGATGTGTGTGTTATATCATACCTCTCTGTCTATATTGGATTCTCCATTCTTTACTGATGGAAGATCGCCGATTGTGTCTCTCACGGTGATTGGACGGAAAGGTGCTCCCTGTTGAGTACTACGAACAGCAGCGTAGCGTAAACCTTTGGATAGTGAGATATTCAGCTGTGAAACATTAAAGACATGCATCGGCTCAGGCCATTCGGGAAGAACGTCTTCCGGTGCAGCTGCCCATATAAAAGCTCTTTTGCGAGATTGAGAAACCCCATATGCACCTGCCTCCAAGACCCCAAATCTCACCTAACAAAACATCATATTAGCAGAGACTTTGAGAATTCTATTTCCACATTGCAATGCTTACAGAGAGCATGAGTCTTTGTTACCTGGTAACCCATTTCGAGAAGAGAAGCCAGAGTGAGTTTAAACATCTGCCCTTTACTATATGAGACAAAGTTCCTCACGTTCTCCAGGAGAAAGTATCTTGGCCGGAAATAATCAACAAAAGACAAGAATGCTAATACCATTTGACACTGAATTTTACTCCATGGGCTTTGGCTGAACCGGTTCATACCAGAGAATCCCTGCCAAATTGCATTTGATTAAGGTCTCTTCTTCACTTAtgcaaaaatatatgtatatatacctGACATGGAGGGCCTCCGTTGATGAAATCCACTTGGCCAGGCAGTGGCAGAGTACGCTTCTGGTCCTCATCAAGTTTAGCAGCGAGTTCATTAGCTTCTGTAGTAGAGATACACTCATCTTGATCTCCACATTTCTCCATTATAGCCCTGCAACAGATAATCTCAAAAAAGTGATCACAACGCAAGAAACATGCACattgagagagagatagagagtaAAGCGCTGTATCTTGTCTACTAATTACCTAAGAGTCACATTGCAGTTATCAACAATAACTGTTGTTTCGGGATGGTTTTTTCTAAAAGCCTCCCCAGCTGGCCCTTCATACTCGATCGCCCACTTTGTTGCAGATACACCTTGTACAGCATGCACATGAATACCATCTTATTCAAGGGCTTTTGGTTGATAAAAGTGTTGGCTGGATATATAATACATACCTGCTTGTTCCAGTCCCTGAGACAGGCCACCACAACCAGCAAAAATATCTAGGGTCGCCAGACGCATCTCTTTAGGTAACTCATCAGGCTTGACAATACCAGAACCAGTTTCACTCTCTACTCCCttcccctttttctttcttagaAGTGCGTCGTCCTTAACTGTAGAGAACTTCGGCTTGATATTCAGGGGCAACTGTTCCAAGATAATTAAGAgaaacattttaattttcatttttttttttttttttttggtaaaaattttaattttaattttgtattggAACAGCAACAATTATAACAAATGAGTTATATAAACAATATTATATACCTGCTTGACGGAGCCTTTGGATGGGTCGTATATTTGTTCACAAAAGAAAATGTTCTCCGATATTGGAAATTCACTACAAGAGGGCATATCATTCTTCTTCCTTACTTCACATTTTCCCTTTAGAGCCTCTGGTTGGACAACAAATGTGTCCTCGCTGTAATACACCTAAAACAAATTGCaacaaaaggaagaaaaaaaaaacagttaaaaaGATTGTAAGATAAACTTATGAAGCATATATATTACAGAACAAATAATTGCTACCTCTCGGATATCTGAAGCATAGGCCTTTCCTTCAGATACATCTTCAGGCCTATAAAACCTTCGGACATTAACCTCAAAGGAACTCTTTCTAGATTTCTTTGGGACAATGATCTCAACAAGTTGGCACACAACAAAGGCTCTTAACCCGACGTTCCGCCCTGGCTTAAACTTCCCATTACCCTTCTTCGATCCATCTATACAGTCGGGGTATACGTAGACAAAATCGTCAGCACAGTAGTCAACCCCATAGGAGGAAAAACCAGTCTTCGAAGCGTTGAGTTTGATCTTTTTCCTCTCCTCTTCATCCTCTCTTACTCTGCATGAAGTGCACGATCCAGAAGCACAGCCCATATCACTCAGTGGAAGACGAAAGAAACCTCCTCTCTCAGGTGAATACAAACTCTTGCAGAAGTATTCCGTAGGCAAGTCTTTCGCCTTTCGTTCTTCAGCTCTTGCCCGGTCCAGCTTATCCGCAACGGCGTTCTCTTTCCTAAACTGATGCCCCCATGGCCTCGTTCGAATCTCGAAAGAGACTGTCCCTTTTACGTCCTTGAACTGTACAGCCATACATTTGTTCGTCAAAAACAGTTCCCTCTCGTTAGCAGCATTCTCCAGAACAGTCTCGGACCCTCTTTGTAAAAGTCTTCCATGCAGCATTTTGCTTTGATCTGAACTTTCAAACATGTACTCCACAAAGTAGATGGCCTGAGTTCCGCCGACTTCCGCGATGACAGCCCCACCTACAGCCACTGTTTCCCCTTCGAGGAGGGCTTGTCGATAGAGAGGCTCACCAGCCGAAGTTCTTCCTAGACTCTCACCATCCCATCTCGTTTCCATTTTTCCACAACTGCCTACAATTTTCTTTGGAAGCGTATGAGACTCTTCGACCTCAGCAGCTTCAGGTTCAGTTTCCTCCGCGTCATCTTCATcattttcctcctcctcctcctcttcagcCTCTTCCTCCACGTTTTCTGCACCAACCGCCTGCAAAGGCTCCTCTGGAGAGTAAATGGAGTAAAACTCGCCCCAGATTCTGTTGATCAGGGGCGTTGTCGTTGCTTGCATAGCCTTCCTCTTGGATACAGGTGCCACACCCGCCCTTGGGTTCAAATTCACTTTCAgcaaaatcttcttcttcttgatggtCCATCTCGTGTTGTGCTTTTCCGCCCTTTTATTCGCGAGACCAGTAATAAACGCACACCTTCTGATCTCCTTGTTAGGAAACTCCGAAAACATCTGCAAGATTATCTGCCCGTGGCCAACCACGTATCTGTCAACAGCCGAGAGATCAGAAGAAATGTAAGCCTTATGGTTACTCTCGAGCTCAGACACTCTTCTTACGACATCTTCAAACGAAAGCCTCGCCATTCTAGTTTGCACCTCCAGCAGAGCAAAAACGCCGACTGCAACCCTCGCTGTTTTCAGAATAGGTTCGAACCAAGGGGAGTACTGCTTTGACGGTTTCCCAAGTCGATACCAGGCCGCATCTGTTCGTATCGAAACCGAGACCGTTGACACCCCATACTCAATCATCCATTCCTTTATTTGAC
Protein-coding regions in this window:
- the LOC106394572 gene encoding uncharacterized protein LOC106394572; the protein is MESPKAVSSSSLPLPPKPPDPDLDVMLLVDPPVPPVPPDPPPILIDASVLSVQPLLMHPLLAEADLSSSLTTRRVSLLQLILVSKPRNLVSCGEHVSFKSSLRKVPYYQQEAGVIEISVARFLGLLTADCKFTSFHYSSLQVLEDWTSNVEILAVVSFLYAVFITSVPPFGVQLSTAMCSSQSKHILHLKPWSHVVGPISPCFMLSQGLNIWLWRLASQQSIFWKRFLVASEFVDVPYPVGYVENFLTWSANGKWIVSSTQSTETVTLQKAPHSTFSSRFSSFQILADSIVLFFSLRSELVLIEITGSFIVRNLVPLVILLSCCYNLCTTFCLVVVAFAMGGVPKLCSSSTLV
- the LOC106392399 gene encoding DNA (cytosine-5)-methyltransferase 1, whose protein sequence is MVRNGSKAGKQKKRPLPESKESDHDHDDDLSTRKTRPKRAAACTNFKEKSVRISEKSATVAAKHHQTVDDEIVALHLTASSPQSGGDEPHQTRKLTDFVLHDTDGVSQAVEMVEHVDMFITGVILPSGECSDKEEKAKGVRCEGFGRVDNWSISGYEDGSPVVWVTTSLADYECVKPATTYKKVYDYFFQKAYASVEVYKKVANSDLMSLDELLVAVSRAMSLETKCFSSDYLAIKNFVISQGEFIYNQLAGLDDTAKKDDARFVEIPVLVALRDASSILEYDAGQPSNGVLRIDGVSERKAVSSDQQMVDEDEKFARLVQDEEYMKSMQRPRKSSSSASVSKNGYIMTTEDEIANDYPLPAHYKNSQVETDELLLYHDDDYEVDIDDLPRKMLQNWALYDIDSRLISLELLPMKPCADIDVTIFGSGVMADDQGIWIDLDDPATSMPSEEHAGIPIFLSQIKEWMIEYGVSTVSVSIRTDAAWYRLGKPSKQYSPWFEPILKTARVAVGVFALLEVQTRMARLSFEDVVRRVSELESNHKAYISSDLSAVDRYVVGHGQIILQMFSEFPNKEIRRCAFITGLANKRAEKHNTRWTIKKKKILLKVNLNPRAGVAPVSKRKAMQATTTPLINRIWGEFYSIYSPEEPLQAVGAENVEEEAEEEEEEENDEDDAEETEPEAAEVEESHTLPKKIVGSCGKMETRWDGESLGRTSAGEPLYRQALLEGETVAVGGAVIAEVGGTQAIYFVEYMFESSDQSKMLHGRLLQRGSETVLENAANERELFLTNKCMAVQFKDVKGTVSFEIRTRPWGHQFRKENAVADKLDRARAEERKAKDLPTEYFCKSLYSPERGGFFRLPLSDMGCASGSCTSCRVREDEEERKKIKLNASKTGFSSYGVDYCADDFVYVYPDCIDGSKKGNGKFKPGRNVGLRAFVVCQLVEIIVPKKSRKSSFEVNVRRFYRPEDVSEGKAYASDIREVYYSEDTFVVQPEALKGKCEVRKKNDMPSCSEFPISENIFFCEQIYDPSKGSVKQLPLNIKPKFSTVKDDALLRKKKGKGVESETGSGIVKPDELPKEMRLATLDIFAGCGGLSQGLEQAGVSATKWAIEYEGPAGEAFRKNHPETTVIVDNCNVTLRAIMEKCGDQDECISTTEANELAAKLDEDQKRTLPLPGQVDFINGGPPCQGFSGMNRFSQSPWSKIQCQMVLAFLSFVDYFRPRYFLLENVRNFVSYSKGQMFKLTLASLLEMGYQVRFGVLEAGAYGVSQSRKRAFIWAAAPEDVLPEWPEPMHVFNVSQLNISLSKGLRYAAVRSTQQGAPFRPITVRDTIGDLPSVKNGESNIDREYETDPISWFQKEIRGNRNVPTDHLSQTMNEHNLIRCKRIPKRPGADWRDLPEEKVTLSTGLVVDLIPGCLAAKPGKKKQWKGLFGRLDWDGNFPTCVTKPGPMGMVGKCFHPDQDRIVTVRECARSQGFPDSYEFEGDIAHKHRQIGNAVPPPLAFALGRKLKEAVQLNNFAKSN
- the LOC125586330 gene encoding uncharacterized protein LOC125586330 — encoded protein: MVKATFTVAPREEDITKSCLEYTFEFDEINNYIGKTVIVESLLTYILISDGNNINGDNFKYNSFDAGYPAEECFKRYVNEFSDDDDVRMENANKQKRIFTVSFRNAPNLADDMYDDDESIFQMMEVTVTITPKKGDNNRSCVKWTIKVEKVDDNEEESGVFLITADHIRETIMFAIKTL